Proteins encoded in a region of the Pseudomonas syringae KCTC 12500 genome:
- a CDS encoding transglycosylase domain-containing protein → MGAFRHSDSKQETLSADREDDPRTPKYPRRKRYGWRVFWVVVVLAGVALGAAVAVESRTSRLQARELSRFAASLGYSMQPGPSHDVVYPGDGPFDRRLGYSSMDEFLSRLLKRDYVITRQTRFSPELLRYVRHGFFVPYEEKTQAGLSITDCRNEPLYEFKYPQQFYPTFAAIPPMLVNSLLFIENRDLLDPQQPMANPAVDWPRFVKAAWSQLAKMFALPGQSAGGSTLATQLEKYRHSPDGLTLSGSEKLRQMISASVRAYQPGTETLAVRQRVVRDYLNSVPLSAVPGHGEVHGLAEGLRVWFGADFAKTNEILASNPGNKQALADKALALREVLSLVIAQRRPSHYLAKGRSELAELTDSHIRLLAQANVIDRPLAEAALAAQVTYRDWAQQPTLQPIETNKGISVARTRLSNLLNRPLYDLDRLDLSATSTLHGELQRSVSQYLRDLANPEFAAKTGLMGERLLTPASTTQVRYSFTLFERGVDGSRVRVQTDSTDQPFDINEGSKLELGSTAKMRVLTTYLEIIAELHGRYAGLSPAQLRKVPVEEPDRLTRWAVDYLLINKDRDLAKMLSAALDRTYSASPAEAFFTGGGMHRFNNFRREDNARIPTLRQSLRESINLPFIRLMRDVVRYSTYQAPNNSAELLKDDDNPRRQEYLAQFADREGTVFLLRFWKRYKEKTTQERLDTFLDGIHPTAIRLAAVHRYLLPGADQGTFNAFIRAHLDEPRASAKLTDKRLADLYQSYGPGSYDLPDQGYIARVHPLELWLVGYLLKHPEAQFKDAVAASRFERQEVYGWLFKSRHKGARDSRVRTMMEVEAFLDIEQRWQRVGYPFDHLVPSLATAIGSSGDRPAALAELIGIIQNDGIRLPAVRIDSLHFAADTPYDTQLSINPELGKRVLPSEVAAAMREALSQVVDGGTAKRVQGTFKMQDGSVLAMGGKTGTGDNRIESVGAGGRILSSRAINRTATFVFYIGDNHFGALTAFVPGRAAEGFRFTSALPVQVLKGMAPILTPYLENHGQAMCNAPLADAPKGV, encoded by the coding sequence ATGGGCGCATTTCGGCATTCCGATAGCAAGCAAGAGACGCTATCCGCTGATCGTGAGGATGATCCTCGTACGCCCAAATATCCGCGTCGCAAGCGATACGGATGGCGGGTGTTCTGGGTCGTGGTGGTGTTGGCAGGGGTTGCATTGGGCGCGGCGGTGGCCGTGGAGAGCAGAACCTCCAGGCTTCAGGCGCGGGAATTAAGCCGCTTTGCCGCGAGCCTGGGTTATTCAATGCAGCCTGGGCCGAGTCATGACGTGGTGTATCCCGGTGACGGGCCGTTCGACAGACGCCTGGGCTATTCATCCATGGATGAATTCCTGTCGCGCCTGCTCAAGCGCGATTATGTGATTACGCGCCAGACCCGGTTTTCCCCGGAACTGCTGCGTTACGTCCGGCATGGTTTTTTCGTGCCTTACGAGGAAAAGACCCAGGCCGGGCTGTCGATCACCGATTGCCGGAACGAGCCGCTGTACGAGTTCAAGTACCCGCAGCAGTTTTACCCGACCTTTGCTGCCATTCCGCCGATGCTGGTGAACAGCCTGCTGTTTATCGAAAACCGCGACCTGCTCGATCCGCAGCAGCCCATGGCCAACCCTGCGGTGGACTGGCCACGTTTTGTCAAAGCCGCCTGGTCGCAACTGGCGAAGATGTTTGCCCTCCCCGGCCAGTCGGCTGGGGGCAGCACGCTGGCTACTCAGCTGGAAAAATACCGTCATTCCCCAGACGGGCTGACGCTGTCGGGTTCGGAAAAGCTGCGGCAGATGATTTCCGCCAGCGTTCGCGCCTATCAGCCGGGGACCGAGACACTCGCCGTGCGCCAGCGAGTGGTGCGTGACTACCTGAACAGCGTGCCGCTGTCTGCGGTGCCGGGGCATGGCGAGGTGCATGGTCTGGCTGAAGGACTGAGGGTATGGTTCGGCGCAGACTTCGCCAAAACCAACGAGATACTGGCGTCGAATCCAGGCAATAAACAGGCGCTGGCCGACAAGGCGCTGGCGCTGCGTGAAGTGCTCTCACTGGTGATCGCCCAACGTCGTCCGTCGCACTATCTTGCCAAGGGCCGCTCTGAACTCGCCGAGTTGACCGACAGCCACATTCGCTTGCTGGCCCAGGCCAACGTCATCGACCGACCGCTGGCCGAGGCCGCGCTGGCAGCCCAGGTCACCTACCGCGACTGGGCGCAGCAACCGACCCTGCAGCCCATCGAAACCAACAAGGGCATCAGTGTCGCGCGCACTCGCCTGTCGAATCTGCTCAACCGCCCGCTTTATGACCTGGACCGTCTTGACCTGTCCGCCACCAGCACTCTGCATGGCGAATTGCAGCGCAGCGTCAGCCAGTACCTGCGTGACCTGGCCAACCCTGAATTTGCGGCAAAGACCGGTTTGATGGGCGAGCGCCTGTTGACCCCGGCCAGCACAACGCAGGTGCGCTACAGCTTCACGCTGTTTGAACGCGGCGTGGATGGCTCGCGGGTCAGGGTCCAGACCGACAGCACCGATCAGCCTTTCGACATCAACGAAGGCAGCAAACTGGAGCTGGGCTCGACGGCGAAGATGCGCGTGCTGACGACGTATCTGGAGATCATCGCCGAGCTGCATGGGCGCTATGCAGGCTTGAGCCCTGCGCAATTGCGCAAAGTCCCTGTCGAGGAACCGGATCGGCTGACCCGCTGGGCAGTGGATTATCTGCTGATCAACAAGGACCGTGACCTGGCGAAGATGCTTTCGGCCGCACTCGACCGCACCTATTCGGCCAGCCCCGCAGAAGCGTTCTTCACCGGTGGCGGCATGCACCGTTTCAATAATTTCCGGCGCGAGGACAACGCGCGGATTCCGACCCTGCGCCAGTCGCTGCGTGAGTCGATCAACCTGCCGTTCATTCGTCTGATGCGCGATGTCGTGCGCTACAGCACCTATCAGGCGCCCAACAACAGCGCCGAGCTGCTCAAGGATGACGACAACCCGCGCCGTCAGGAATACCTGGCGCAGTTTGCCGACCGCGAAGGCACGGTATTCCTGCTGCGCTTCTGGAAGCGCTACAAGGAAAAGACCACCCAAGAGCGACTCGACACCTTTCTGGACGGCATTCACCCGACGGCTATTCGCCTCGCTGCGGTGCACCGTTATCTGCTGCCGGGCGCTGATCAGGGCACCTTCAATGCGTTCATCCGCGCCCACCTCGACGAGCCCAGGGCAAGCGCGAAACTCACCGACAAACGTCTTGCCGATCTGTACCAGAGTTACGGTCCGGGCAGTTATGACCTGCCCGATCAAGGCTACATCGCCCGCGTCCATCCGCTGGAACTGTGGCTGGTGGGCTACCTGCTCAAGCACCCGGAAGCACAGTTCAAGGACGCAGTGGCCGCCAGCCGTTTCGAGCGTCAGGAAGTCTATGGCTGGCTGTTCAAGAGTCGCCACAAAGGCGCTCGCGACAGCCGGGTGCGGACCATGATGGAGGTCGAAGCGTTTCTGGACATTGAGCAACGCTGGCAGCGTGTGGGTTATCCGTTCGACCACCTGGTGCCTTCGCTGGCGACGGCTATCGGCAGTTCGGGAGATCGTCCCGCGGCGCTTGCCGAGCTGATCGGCATCATCCAGAACGATGGGATCCGCCTGCCTGCGGTGCGCATCGACAGTCTGCATTTTGCCGCCGATACGCCTTATGACACCCAACTGAGCATCAACCCGGAGCTGGGCAAGCGTGTGTTGCCATCGGAAGTCGCAGCGGCAATGCGCGAGGCCTTGTCGCAAGTGGTGGACGGCGGCACGGCCAAACGCGTGCAAGGCACTTTCAAGATGCAGGACGGCAGTGTGCTGGCGATGGGTGGCAAGACCGGCACCGGCGACAACAGGATCGAAAGCGTCGGTGCCGGCGGGCGCATTCTCAGTTCAAGGGCGATCAACCGCACGGCGACTTTTGTGTTTTATATCGGCGACAACCACTTCGGCGCGCTGACGGCGTTCGTGCCGGGACGCGCTGCCGAGGGCTTTCGCTTCACCTCGGCGTTGCCGGTGCAGGTGCTCAAAGGCATGGCGCCGATTCTGACGCCGTACCTGGAAAACCACGGACAAGCTATGTGCAACGCCCCGCTTGCCGATGCGCCCAAGGGGGTCTGA
- a CDS encoding PadR family transcriptional regulator → MREDKHPPHHRPPHLREAGKDRDGFEKRPGRERGGRGPRVFAPGDLKLLLLALIAEQPAHGYDLIRKIEGLFEGAYCPSPGVIYPTLTFLEESEMVVGDAQAGKKLYTVTDAGRQSLEDQAVALEGVRMRIDVSKRSLRGHDRPPEIHEAVHNLRHALQMHHGRWSPEEILRVSELLNSTAKAVVDGPQPASEESV, encoded by the coding sequence ATGCGTGAAGATAAACACCCACCCCACCACCGTCCGCCGCATCTTCGTGAAGCAGGTAAAGATCGCGACGGTTTTGAAAAACGCCCAGGCCGCGAACGCGGTGGACGTGGCCCTCGGGTTTTCGCCCCTGGCGATCTGAAATTGCTGTTGCTGGCGTTGATCGCCGAACAGCCTGCCCACGGTTACGACCTGATCCGCAAGATCGAAGGTCTGTTCGAGGGTGCGTACTGCCCCAGCCCCGGCGTGATCTACCCCACCCTGACGTTCCTTGAAGAAAGCGAAATGGTGGTCGGCGATGCACAGGCCGGCAAGAAGCTCTACACCGTCACCGATGCGGGTCGCCAATCCTTGGAAGATCAGGCCGTGGCACTGGAAGGTGTGCGCATGCGCATCGATGTCAGCAAGCGCTCATTGCGCGGCCATGATCGTCCGCCGGAAATCCATGAAGCGGTGCACAATCTGCGCCACGCGCTGCAGATGCACCATGGCCGCTGGAGTCCGGAAGAGATTCTGCGCGTCAGCGAACTACTCAATAGCACGGCCAAGGCTGTCGTCGATGGGCCTCAACCTGCCTCAGAGGAGTCGGTATGA
- a CDS encoding siderophore-interacting protein, translating to MNSPQSIHRVMHEIKRRKLRVVRVTELTPLMRRITLQGPELAGFISLGTDDHVKLFFPQTAEEQAALENLNPAGDKDTPRPPMRDYTPRRYDEKTGELDIDFVLHGEGPAATWAAQAAPGQFLHIAGPKGSMVVPDMFDSYLLIGDETAIPAIARRLESLPANRAALVVVEVANPQEQQVFDSAAQVDLIWIVRGEQNLLDVTRRLEMPEGKLYAWVATESALSRKLRRVLLDEFGLEEDFVKAAGYWKLDSTAE from the coding sequence ATGAATTCGCCCCAGTCAATCCATCGCGTCATGCATGAAATCAAGCGACGCAAGCTGCGGGTGGTGAGGGTCACGGAACTGACGCCCCTGATGCGCCGCATTACCTTGCAGGGCCCGGAGCTGGCGGGTTTCATCAGCCTGGGCACCGACGACCACGTCAAACTGTTCTTCCCGCAAACGGCAGAAGAACAGGCAGCCTTGGAAAACCTCAACCCTGCCGGCGACAAGGACACGCCGCGACCGCCGATGCGCGATTACACGCCGCGTCGCTACGACGAAAAAACCGGGGAACTGGATATCGATTTCGTTCTGCACGGCGAAGGCCCGGCGGCCACCTGGGCCGCTCAGGCAGCGCCCGGGCAATTTCTGCACATCGCAGGGCCGAAGGGTTCGATGGTGGTGCCGGACATGTTCGACAGCTACCTGCTGATCGGCGACGAAACAGCCATTCCCGCCATCGCCCGACGCCTCGAATCGCTGCCCGCCAACCGTGCTGCGCTGGTGGTGGTCGAAGTGGCCAACCCGCAGGAACAGCAGGTGTTCGATAGCGCCGCGCAGGTCGACTTGATCTGGATCGTACGCGGCGAACAGAATCTGCTGGACGTCACGCGTCGCCTGGAGATGCCCGAGGGCAAGCTGTACGCCTGGGTCGCGACTGAATCCGCGCTGTCACGCAAGCTACGTCGTGTGCTGCTCGACGAGTTCGGCCTGGAAGAAGACTTCGTCAAGGCCGCCGGTTACTGGAAGCTGGACAGCACTGCAGAATGA
- a CDS encoding Pr6Pr family membrane protein yields MLSEHLQPAQGQRYYALVAACLGWSGLVIQLYLILIGRYSDHASLLGGLVRFSSFFTVLTNMLVAVALSCALTTQQSAGHRFFRHPVVCGGIAVSIALVGIAYNILLRHLWHPEGWQWVADELLHDIMPLAFVLYWWLYVPKGTLRLSHIPLWAIYPLVYFAYVLLRGHMFGDYLYPFIDVGTLGFPKAFINALGVLLGFVLIALVLLGVDKRASRRSR; encoded by the coding sequence ATGCTCAGCGAACATCTACAACCTGCGCAGGGACAGCGCTATTACGCCCTCGTGGCCGCTTGCCTCGGCTGGTCTGGACTGGTGATTCAGCTTTACCTGATCCTGATTGGCCGTTATTCCGATCACGCCAGTCTGCTGGGCGGGCTGGTACGGTTTTCAAGTTTCTTCACTGTACTGACCAACATGCTTGTAGCGGTCGCGCTGAGTTGCGCGCTGACGACACAGCAGTCGGCAGGCCACCGGTTCTTCCGCCATCCAGTCGTGTGTGGCGGCATTGCGGTGAGCATTGCGCTGGTGGGCATCGCCTACAACATCCTGTTGCGCCACTTGTGGCACCCGGAAGGCTGGCAGTGGGTGGCCGATGAACTGCTGCACGACATAATGCCGCTGGCGTTCGTGCTTTATTGGTGGTTGTACGTGCCCAAGGGCACGCTGCGTCTGAGCCATATACCGCTCTGGGCGATCTATCCGCTTGTCTACTTCGCCTATGTCCTGCTGCGTGGCCACATGTTCGGTGATTACCTGTACCCGTTCATCGATGTCGGCACGCTCGGTTTTCCGAAGGCATTCATCAACGCGCTGGGCGTGCTGCTGGGTTTCGTGCTGATCGCATTGGTGCTGCTGGGAGTCGATAAACGGGCGTCTCGTCGTTCGCGGTGA
- a CDS encoding VF530 family DNA-binding protein yields the protein MTTPNSDPLHGVTLEQILRALVEHYEWSGLAERVDIRCFKSDPSIKSSLTFLRKTPWAREKIEALYVKLHRSKGW from the coding sequence ATGACAACACCCAACTCCGACCCATTGCACGGCGTCACGCTGGAGCAGATCCTCAGGGCGCTGGTCGAACATTACGAATGGTCCGGCCTTGCCGAGCGCGTCGATATTCGCTGCTTCAAAAGCGATCCGAGCATCAAGTCCAGTCTGACCTTCCTGCGCAAGACCCCTTGGGCGCGGGAAAAGATCGAAGCGCTGTATGTGAAATTGCATCGCAGCAAGGGCTGGTAA